A DNA window from Streptomyces parvus contains the following coding sequences:
- a CDS encoding helix-turn-helix domain-containing protein — protein MDDKDTPRVGAAVRRRRRTLGLTLAAVAERSGLSVPFLSQIENERARPSARSLDRVAEALETTTKKLHAAADSARAVDVVRGGEGEGVRRLVRGRHQLSALEFSGEPDLGREFQHRNDELMYVVAGAVDVEAEGRVHRLEGGDTLFLSGGVRHRWRATVPGTKLLVVSVAEHIDATFDSRR, from the coding sequence ATGGACGACAAGGACACACCGCGGGTGGGCGCCGCGGTCCGGCGCCGGCGCCGGACCCTCGGCCTCACGCTGGCCGCGGTCGCCGAGCGCAGCGGGCTCTCCGTGCCCTTCCTCAGCCAGATCGAGAACGAACGGGCCCGCCCCAGCGCCCGCTCCCTCGACCGGGTCGCCGAAGCGCTGGAGACCACCACCAAGAAGCTCCACGCCGCCGCCGACTCCGCCCGCGCCGTGGACGTCGTCCGGGGCGGGGAGGGCGAGGGCGTACGCCGCCTGGTGCGCGGCCGCCACCAGCTCAGCGCCCTGGAGTTCTCCGGCGAACCGGACCTCGGCCGGGAGTTCCAGCACCGCAACGACGAGCTGATGTACGTCGTCGCGGGCGCCGTCGACGTCGAGGCGGAGGGCCGGGTGCACCGGCTGGAGGGCGGCGACACCCTGTTCCTCTCCGGCGGGGTCCGCCACCGCTGGCGCGCCACGGTGCCCGGCACCAAGCTCCTCGTGGTCTCGGTGGCCGAGCACATCGACGCCACCTTCGACTCGCGCCGCTGA